In one window of Ruminococcus hominis DNA:
- the ltrA gene encoding group II intron reverse transcriptase/maturase — protein MPKKSKTLCVDDLRHAEYYGMQGTFDELYQKSQNGEVFENLMDLILSRDNILLAYRNIKANKGSYTAGTDKKNITDIGSQTPDDVVKRVRFIVTGSEHGYRPKPVRRKDIPKPNGKTRPLGIPCIWDRLIQQCIKQIMEPICEAKFCNNSYGFRPNRSVEHAINRTYTMLQMMNLHYVIEFDIKGFFDNVNHSKLIRQIWSLGIHDKTLIFIIKRILTAPIKMPDNTTVLPNKGTPQGGIISPLLANIVLNELDWWIASQWEENPIAISRGRERIIGKTKVFDKSHGYRIMKNTEMKEMHIIRYADDFRIFCRTKEDAVRTKEAVTAWIEERLKLEVSPEKTRIVNTRKRWSEFLGFKIRVRLKHHKYVVQSAICDKKVEIERAKLVEQAKNIAKPREKKSCLSEIQLYNSMVLGIQNYYQLATCISIDCRELHRRVMTVLTNRLNTETGSMLKHEGGTITQAEKERFGQSKMIRYVSGIDQMIYPIAFIKNKIPMAKRSIVCSYTKEGRAPIHTELNLNQYVLKGLREKISVGHSTEYHDSKISLFSAQKGKCAISGEEFADAEHVAVWLKVPRALGGFERYKNMVLIHKKYLILLQELPQAVIKDLIKTLNITKKMLVKINSLREQANLSAII, from the coding sequence ATGCCAAAGAAAAGTAAAACATTATGTGTAGATGACCTGCGTCATGCGGAGTACTACGGAATGCAAGGTACTTTTGATGAACTATATCAAAAAAGTCAGAACGGTGAAGTATTTGAGAATCTTATGGATTTGATACTGAGCAGGGATAACATTTTACTTGCGTACCGAAACATCAAAGCGAACAAAGGCAGCTACACGGCAGGAACAGACAAAAAGAACATCACAGATATTGGGAGTCAAACTCCTGATGATGTGGTAAAAAGAGTGAGATTTATTGTTACGGGAAGCGAACACGGCTACAGACCAAAGCCTGTAAGACGGAAAGATATCCCGAAACCAAACGGAAAAACACGTCCGCTGGGAATCCCATGCATATGGGATAGGTTGATACAGCAATGTATCAAGCAGATCATGGAACCAATCTGCGAAGCAAAGTTCTGCAATAATAGTTATGGATTTCGTCCGAATAGATCCGTTGAACATGCCATTAACAGAACCTACACCATGCTTCAAATGATGAATCTTCATTATGTTATTGAGTTTGATATTAAAGGATTTTTCGATAACGTAAATCATAGCAAGTTAATCAGACAGATATGGTCGCTGGGTATCCATGATAAAACGCTGATTTTTATTATCAAGCGAATACTAACAGCTCCAATTAAAATGCCCGATAATACAACGGTACTGCCCAACAAGGGTACACCACAGGGAGGAATTATCTCACCACTACTGGCAAACATCGTTCTAAATGAATTGGATTGGTGGATAGCTAGTCAATGGGAGGAAAATCCGATTGCTATAAGCAGAGGGCGAGAAAGAATAATCGGAAAAACTAAAGTTTTTGATAAAAGCCATGGTTATAGGATTATGAAAAACACAGAAATGAAAGAAATGCATATCATTCGGTATGCGGATGATTTTAGGATTTTCTGTAGAACGAAAGAGGACGCAGTCAGGACAAAAGAAGCGGTTACGGCGTGGATTGAAGAGAGGTTGAAATTAGAGGTGTCCCCTGAGAAAACAAGGATTGTGAACACCAGAAAACGGTGGTCAGAGTTTCTTGGATTCAAAATAAGGGTAAGGCTGAAGCATCATAAATATGTGGTGCAGTCGGCAATCTGTGACAAAAAGGTTGAAATTGAAAGAGCAAAGCTAGTGGAACAAGCGAAAAACATCGCAAAACCCAGAGAGAAAAAAAGTTGTTTATCAGAAATTCAGCTATATAACTCTATGGTGTTAGGCATACAGAATTACTATCAGCTTGCCACCTGTATCAGTATTGATTGCAGAGAACTCCATAGGCGAGTAATGACAGTTTTGACGAACAGGTTAAATACAGAAACAGGAAGTATGCTAAAACATGAGGGTGGAACTATCACCCAAGCAGAAAAGGAAAGATTCGGACAGTCAAAAATGATTCGATATGTTTCAGGAATTGACCAGATGATCTATCCGATTGCATTCATCAAAAATAAAATACCGATGGCGAAGCGATCAATCGTTTGTAGTTATACAAAAGAAGGTCGTGCTCCGATTCATACAGAACTTAACCTTAATCAGTATGTTCTGAAAGGACTGAGAGAAAAAATATCCGTTGGTCATAGCACAGAATACCATGACAGTAAAATATCTTTATTTTCTGCTCAAAAGGGAAAATGTGCAATCAGTGGAGAAGAATTCGCAGATGCGGAACATGTAGCTGTATGGCTCAAAGTACCAAGAGCACTTGGTGGATTTGAAAGATATAAAAACATGGTTCTGATTCACAAAAAATATCTGATTCTGTTACAAGAACTGCCCCAAGCAGTAATAAAAGACCTGATAAAAACACTCAATATCACAAAAAAGATGCTCGTGAAAATCAATAGTCTGCGAGAGCAGGCGAACCTGTCAGCAATAATATAA
- a CDS encoding PcfB family protein, whose product MQEEVNQKVISLSIQGVKITASVLKAALRKFLEMDNRRKQKATQVKMAEKTGRAQEKGREKARKKIEKKKPHGKQTIKQLNAQGVQLSNIKITDENIKSFDRVARKYGIDYSLKKEVGADPPKYLVFFKAKDVDVMTAAFREYAGVELKKKQVKKPSVRKKLQKSVERKAKHRQRVKQRQKSRGQER is encoded by the coding sequence TTGCAGGAAGAAGTAAATCAGAAAGTGATCAGCCTGAGCATCCAGGGAGTCAAGATCACTGCCAGTGTGCTAAAAGCAGCCCTTCGGAAGTTCCTGGAAATGGACAACCGGAGGAAACAGAAAGCAACGCAGGTGAAAATGGCTGAAAAGACCGGACGGGCCCAGGAGAAAGGAAGGGAAAAAGCCCGAAAAAAGATTGAAAAGAAAAAGCCACATGGAAAGCAGACCATCAAGCAGCTGAATGCACAGGGAGTACAGCTTTCCAACATAAAGATCACAGATGAAAATATCAAATCCTTTGACCGTGTGGCAAGAAAGTACGGGATTGATTACAGCCTGAAAAAAGAAGTCGGTGCGGATCCACCAAAATATCTGGTCTTCTTTAAGGCTAAAGATGTGGATGTGATGACAGCGGCTTTCCGGGAATATGCCGGAGTAGAACTGAAAAAGAAACAGGTGAAGAAACCATCTGTCAGAAAGAAACTGCAGAAATCTGTAGAAAGAAAAGCAAAGCACCGCCAGCGTGTGAAGCAGAGACAAAAATCCAGAGGTCAGGAACGATGA